Proteins encoded within one genomic window of Amycolatopsis nigrescens CSC17Ta-90:
- a CDS encoding S8 family peptidase translates to MRSSLKAVACAGSFAALLAIVTGGSAAAAAEPEGVVVQANQPTPGGYVVALKDGTRFTAGASAIEQASASLVARYGGELKSTFTASMHGFAVRGMTEAQARRLAADPAVGQVFQDGTARVADTQTGATYGIDRTDQRDLPLDQKYTYNNTAADVTAYILDTGIRYSHNEFEGRAKSGYDFVDTDPDANDCNGHGTHVSGTVGGKTWGLAKKVKLVGVKVLGCGGSAPDSDGIEGIEWVTKNAVKPAVANMSLTFDTKNVGDQAMRGMVAAGVTTVVAAGNSGADACNTGPAYLPEVITAGATDASDNRASFSNYGTCVDLFAPGNNITSASNGSDSGSTNMSGTSMASPHGAGVAALYLQANKSADPAAVSKALTDNATAGKVKNPGSGSPNKLLYSGFVGSGPGEPSCEGGTNGDDVAIPDAGAAVSSAVTVSGCDGKGSAASSVEVAIKHPYTADLKIDLIAPSGAVTNLKQPGGASTVDLGRSFSANTSAENRNGIWKLQVTDVYAYDSGSIDSFGIKF, encoded by the coding sequence ATGAGATCGTCCCTGAAGGCGGTGGCCTGCGCCGGCTCGTTCGCGGCGCTGCTCGCGATCGTCACCGGCGGCTCCGCGGCGGCCGCCGCGGAGCCGGAAGGCGTTGTCGTGCAAGCGAACCAGCCGACTCCGGGCGGATATGTGGTGGCGCTGAAGGACGGCACCCGGTTCACCGCGGGCGCGTCCGCCATCGAGCAGGCCTCCGCGTCGCTGGTGGCACGGTACGGCGGCGAGCTGAAGTCCACGTTCACCGCGTCGATGCACGGCTTCGCGGTCCGCGGCATGACCGAAGCACAGGCTCGCCGACTCGCCGCGGACCCCGCGGTCGGACAGGTCTTCCAGGACGGCACCGCGCGTGTCGCGGACACCCAGACCGGCGCCACCTACGGCATCGACCGGACCGACCAGCGGGACCTGCCGCTGGACCAGAAGTACACCTACAACAACACCGCCGCGGACGTCACCGCCTACATCCTGGACACCGGAATCCGCTACTCGCACAACGAGTTCGAAGGCCGGGCGAAGAGCGGCTACGACTTCGTGGACACCGACCCGGACGCCAACGACTGCAACGGGCACGGCACGCACGTGTCCGGCACGGTCGGCGGCAAGACCTGGGGGCTGGCCAAGAAGGTCAAGCTGGTCGGGGTCAAGGTGCTCGGCTGCGGCGGCAGCGCACCGGACTCGGACGGGATCGAGGGCATCGAATGGGTCACCAAGAACGCGGTCAAGCCCGCGGTGGCCAACATGAGCCTGACCTTCGACACCAAGAACGTCGGTGACCAGGCGATGCGCGGCATGGTCGCGGCGGGCGTGACCACCGTGGTCGCGGCCGGCAACAGCGGTGCCGACGCGTGCAACACCGGACCGGCCTATCTGCCCGAGGTGATCACCGCGGGCGCCACCGACGCCAGTGACAACCGGGCGTCGTTCTCCAACTACGGCACCTGCGTGGACCTGTTCGCGCCCGGCAACAACATCACCTCGGCTTCCAACGGCAGCGACAGCGGCAGCACCAACATGTCCGGTACCTCCATGGCCAGCCCGCACGGCGCCGGCGTTGCCGCGCTGTACCTGCAGGCGAACAAGTCCGCCGACCCGGCCGCGGTCAGCAAGGCGCTGACCGACAACGCGACCGCGGGCAAGGTGAAGAACCCGGGCAGCGGCTCGCCGAACAAACTGCTCTACAGCGGCTTCGTCGGCAGCGGCCCGGGGGAGCCGTCCTGCGAGGGCGGCACCAACGGTGACGATGTCGCGATCCCGGACGCCGGCGCCGCGGTGTCCAGCGCGGTGACCGTCAGCGGCTGCGACGGCAAGGGCTCCGCTGCCAGTTCGGTCGAGGTCGCGATCAAGCACCCGTACACCGCCGACTTGAAGATCGACCTGATCGCGCCGAGCGGTGCGGTGACCAACCTGAAGCAGCCGGG